The region AAAGCAGATCGCCCACGCCCGCAATGTTCAGCTCCGGCGGGGCGGTGCGGATTAAATCATAGTCAATCACCAGCGGGTCGGGACTGGTCTGGCCAACGTATTCCACGCGATGTCCGCGACGAATGCCGGCGGCGGGCGTGACGAAGGCGTCCACACTCAGGATGGTTGGAACACTCACCAGCCGCAGACCGCGTTTCCACGCGATGTACTTCGCCAGATCGATGGCCTGACCACCGCCAATGCCGACCACCGTGTCCGCAACCGGCGCGGCGGTCAGTTGGCGGTCGAGGGTCTCGACTTCCATGTTTTCCACGAACAAGACGGCCTTGGGCCGGGCTTTGAGCCGGGGTTCAGCATGGCGCCAGGGTACTTCCATGGTGGTCACCAGAAAGCTTCCCGGGGCCAAATCCAATTCACTCAAGGAGCCGGCGCCGAAGCGGGCGGAACGAACGTTGGTGTTTCCTTCAATCATAGGGTGGCTATGGGTGGGTGGAGGGGATGTCTTCTCCGGGAGCCGGTGGTCCAGCTTCACCGCGGAGCAATCGACGCCGGATCAAGGTGAGATAGAGGACCACGCCGATGCCCAATCCCACCAGTGTCGAAAGCAGGGGCAGATGCTGCGTGCGAATGCCGGCCAGTTCCGTCGGAGGGATGGTCAGCGCGGCCACCACCCCCAACACCCAGATCAGCGCGGCGGTCCCGATCCATGGACGCGCCCGGCCGAGTCGCCAGCCATCGGATTGCGTCGGCGGCGGGGCAATCAAGGCGGCGATGACAATGCCGGCATAGCCGAGGTAACCGGCGACGGCAGAAATCTGCGTAACGATGTCGAGGGTGGGCAGTCCGAGGACGACGGCCGACGACACGAGCCAGATGAACAGGATGGCGTTGCGGGGAGTGCGATGGCTCTCGGTCACCGAGGCCAGCCATCGGGAACCGGGCAGCATTCGGTCGCGGCCCAGCGCAAATAGCAACCGGCTCGTGGCCGCCATGCTGGCCAGTCCGCAGGCAAAGATCGAAATGCCAATCACAACCCGCACCACCCCGGCCCCGCCCGTGCCCAGGGCCTGCCGCAGCGTGGTCATCAGCGGATCGCCCGCCTTCTGCGCGGCCGCCAGATCACCCACCGCCAGCATGACCCCGCTCAGCAACAGGAACCCTGCAACGCCTGAGCCCAGAAGCGACAGCAGGATCGCCCGTGGCACCACGCGCTTCGGCTGCCGCGTCTCCTCGGCCAAATCAGCGGCGGCTTCGAACCCGGTCAAACACCAGGCCCCGACCAGCAGCGACAGCGCCCAGGCTCCCAAGCCCGCCGGGCTTCCGGTGGTGGCGTTCGTGGAGTCGAACAAAACCGCGGGCGAAGCGCCGCGCTGCAAGGCCAGCACGATCAGCACGAGGCTCGCCAAGAACACGCCCAACAGTTCCGTCCACACGCCGGCATCGTTGACCCGAGCCGCCCATCGGATGCCAAACAGGTGGATCATGGCCGTCAACGCAATGATCGACAGCGTGAGGGCGGTCACCGCCGGGGACGAGGCCCACTCGCCACCCATCCAGTGGCCGGTCTGCGCGGCGAGCGTGGCGCAGACGCCGGGAAAGCCCGTGAGGAATTGAAGCAGGAGCAGCCAGCCCACCGAGAATCCGAAATGCGGATTCACCAGCCGACTGGCCCACTGGTAACCGTATCCGGAAAGCGGTATCCGCGTGGCCAGCTCAGCCAGCAGCAGCGCCACGAGCA is a window of Verrucomicrobiota bacterium DNA encoding:
- a CDS encoding amino acid permease translates to MHDPDERELQRFGYAQQLRRTLGGFSSFAVAFSLISVFTGVSANFGHGLRQVGGGIVWSWLIVLAGQMLVALLLAELATRIPLSGYGYQWASRLVNPHFGFSVGWLLLLQFLTGFPGVCATLAAQTGHWMGGEWASSPAVTALTLSIIALTAMIHLFGIRWAARVNDAGVWTELLGVFLASLVLIVLALQRGASPAVLFDSTNATTGSPAGLGAWALSLLVGAWCLTGFEAAADLAEETRQPKRVVPRAILLSLLGSGVAGFLLLSGVMLAVGDLAAAQKAGDPLMTTLRQALGTGGAGVVRVVIGISIFACGLASMAATSRLLFALGRDRMLPGSRWLASVTESHRTPRNAILFIWLVSSAVVLGLPTLDIVTQISAVAGYLGYAGIVIAALIAPPPTQSDGWRLGRARPWIGTAALIWVLGVVAALTIPPTELAGIRTQHLPLLSTLVGLGIGVVLYLTLIRRRLLRGEAGPPAPGEDIPSTHP